The Thalassospira sp. TSL5-1 genome contains the following window.
GTGCTGATTGGCATTTTCGCCATCAGCCAGCTTCTGGACGAGGTCGAAATTCACGGCAAAAAGGTCAATCATGCCCTGATCCCCAAAAGTATCGATTTCAAAACCTGGGAAGTCATGCGCGAAGTTTTGATGCGCCCGGTTAATTTGATCCGATCATCGCTGGTGGGGGTTGTGATTGGGGCGCTGCCCGGGGCCGGGGGCTCTATTGCCAATCTGCTGGCTTATGATCAGGCAAAGCGCAGTTCCAAAACGCCGGAAAAATTCGGCCAGGGGATTGCCGATGGGGTTGTGGCCTCCGAGGCTGGCAATTCTGCCACGGCAGGCGGCGGGTTGATCCCGCTGATTTCGCTGGGCATTCCCGGATCGGCAGTAGATGCGATTTTAATGGCATCCCTGATGGTGCATGGCATTAGTGTTGGCCCTAGGCTGATTCTGGATCATGCCGATCTGGTTTATGGCATGTTTATCGCCCTCACCGTTGCCAGCTTTATGATGCTGGTGGTGTGTGTGGCCTCGATGCGGCTGTTTTTGCGGGTTACCGATATTCCCAAACAGTTCATTGTGCCAACCGTGATGATCTGCTGCGTGATCGGGGCCTTTGCCCTTAATAACCGCATGGGCGATCTTTATCTGCTCGGCGCGATCGGGCTGGTGGGTTACATTTTGAAATGTCTGGATTATCCGCTGGCCCCGTTGGTTCTGGGGGTCATTCTCGGCCCGATTGCCGAAACCAATTTGCGCCGTGCGTTAATGAGTGATGGCGACTGGACGGTGTTTTTTACCCGGCCGATTTCTGCCCTGTTTTTGGCAGCGGCGGTTTTGTCGGTTATTTTAAGCATCCGGTCGATCTGGAAAGCCCATAAAAAGGGCAATGGAAACAAAGATGCGCTCGCCTGAGTGCTGCGAGGAGGAATTAAACCCATGAAATTTACCACCGAAGGGCTTTATGCCTCGCGCCGGTCACCGGTGATGGCGCGCAATATTGTTTCGACATCGCAACCACTGGCCGCACAGGCCGGTTTGCGGATGCTGGCCCAGGGCGGTAATGCCGCCGATGCTGCCTTGGCCGCCGCCATTGCCCTGCCGGTGGTGGAGCCAACCGGCAATGGGCTGGGCTCCGATGCCTATGCCATTATTTGGGATGGCACGGAAATTCACGGTCTTAATGCATCGGGCCGTGCCCCGGCTGCATGGTCGCCCGAACGGTTTGCCGGGCAGGAAAAAATGCCGCAACGGGGCTGGGAGGCTGTCACGGTGCCTGGTGCGGTTTCGGCCTGGCGGGCGATATCGGATAAATTTGGCAAATTGCCGTTTGAAAAGCTGTTTGAACCGGCTATCGAATATGCCAGCCGGGGCTTTGCCGTATCGCCCATCATTGCCCAGCTTTGGGCCAATGGCGCAAAAGTGTTGCATGACAAACCCGGCTTTGCCGAAGCCTTTATGCCCGGGGGCCGTACCCCCAAAGCAGGCGAGTTGTTTGTCAACCCGGCAATGGCCGAAAGCCTGCGCGATATTGCCCAGACCGGTGGGGATAGTTTTTACAAAGGTCGATTGGCGAAAAAAATTGCCGATTTTGCCCGTGAACACGGGGCAGCCCT
Protein-coding sequences here:
- a CDS encoding tripartite tricarboxylate transporter permease — protein: MLDAFFQGAHQVFAFDTLIYMLIGSVAGIVAAAIPGFTVTMAIILTLPLTFAMEPLQGISVMLSVYVGGYTGGLISAALLGIPGTPSSVATTFDAFPMARNGEPGRALSLGVWASFFGTIISTLVLIVAAPPLAVVAVRLGPWEYFSLIVFALTIVASLVGNSLIRGLIAGVIGLGLATIGPDPMMGRPRLTFDMDLLAPGLPFLVVLIGIFAISQLLDEVEIHGKKVNHALIPKSIDFKTWEVMREVLMRPVNLIRSSLVGVVIGALPGAGGSIANLLAYDQAKRSSKTPEKFGQGIADGVVASEAGNSATAGGGLIPLISLGIPGSAVDAILMASLMVHGISVGPRLILDHADLVYGMFIALTVASFMMLVVCVASMRLFLRVTDIPKQFIVPTVMICCVIGAFALNNRMGDLYLLGAIGLVGYILKCLDYPLAPLVLGVILGPIAETNLRRALMSDGDWTVFFTRPISALFLAAAVLSVILSIRSIWKAHKKGNGNKDALA